In the Marispirochaeta aestuarii genome, TGGATGAGATGGAAAAGAAGGGCTACGACCGCGAATGGGCAACCGGCGTCGTCGCTTCAGGCGGTACCGTCGGCATCGTCATCCCCCCCTCCATCACCCTGGTTGTATACGGGGTAATTGCGGGAACCTCCATCGGCGATCTCTTTGTCGGAGGATTTGCCCCGGGAATCCTGATGGGCATAAGCATGTGTCTGATCAGTTTCTTCCTGGCAAAAAAGAAGGGACTGCAGCCGGAGGGAAAATTCTCTCCGAAACAGGTGATCGTTTCCTTTAAAGACTCCTTCTTTGCCCTTATGACGCCGGTCATCATCATCGGCGGAATTTACGGCGGAATCTTCACTCCCACCGAAGCCGCCGCGGTTGCCGCGGTTTACGGAATTGTCGTCGGCATGTTCATCTACAAGGAACTCAAGCTGAAGGATTTTCCCGGGATCCTGTTCGACGCGGTGATAAGCACCACCCTTATCATGTTCATCGTGGGGGCGGCCAAGATGTTCGGCTGGCTGCTCACCAACATGGAGATTCCCCACCGCCTGGGCCATTTTATCGTCTCCGTCACGGAATCACCGGTGATATTTCTGATGGCCATGAACGTTCTTCTGCTGGTCATCGGGACCCTGGTCAACGCCTCTGCGGCTGTCATCATCCTTACCCCTATCTTCCTGCCTGTAGCACTGCAACTCGGTATCGATCCCCTCTTCTTCGGGGTTCTGATGGTAGTCAACCTGGCGATCGGCTGTATTACCCCTCCCGTGGGACTGGACCTCTTTGTAGCCAGCGCCATCACCAAGGTTCCCCTGGAGCGGGTCATGCGCGCAGTATTTCCCTATCTGGCGGGACTTCTTGTGTGCCTGATCATCCTTACCATGGTGCCTGATATCATCACCTTCCTGCCTGATTTATTAACCAGCTTATAAAAGGACATACAGATGAAAGAGATTTCTTTAAGCCTTGATAATCTTGATGAACTTTTTTCCGAAACCCTGGACCAGGCGCAAACCGCGGCTGCCAAGACCCTCTTCCTCAAAAAACTGGCGGAGTCTTCCCACCGCTTTTACGGGGGGAAAATGCAGACTCTGCCCAAGGCGGGGGTCTTCGGCTTCAACTGGTTCAACGTCTGGTACACCCCCGGGGTGTCGCAGATCTCAACCACCATCCGGGACAACAATCAATCCTCCTGGGAACTCTCCAACCGCGGCAACCTGGTGGCGGTAGTCAGTGACTCGACCCGGGTCCTGGGGGACGGTAACTGTACACCCCCGGGAGGTTTGGGGGTCATGGAAGGCAAGGCCTTTCTGATGAAGTATCTCGGCGGAATCGACGCCACCGCGGTCTGCATGGACAGCCGTAACGAGCAGGGTGAACACGATCCTGACGCCATAATCGAGTTTGTAAAACGTCTGCAACCCTCCTTCGGTGCCGTCAACCTGGAAGACATCTCCCAGCCCAACTGCTACAAGGTGCTGGACACCCTCAGGGAGGAGTGTGAGATACCTGTCTGGCACGACGACGCCCAGGGAACAGCCTGCGTCACCCTGGCGGGACTTATCAATGCCCTGAAGGTGGCGGAAAAAAAGATGGAAGAGGTCAGGATCGTGATGCTGGGCGCAGGGGCCTCCAACGCCACCATTGCCCGCATCATAATCAAAGCCGGAGGGAACCCGGAGAATATGATCATCTTCGATTCCAAGGGCTCCCTCCACGCCGGACGGGAGGACATCCGGGCTGATTCCCGTTTCTACCGAAAATGGGACCTCTGCCTCAAAACCAACCCCAAAAAAATCCCCACAGTAGAAGAAGCAATCAAGGGAGCGGATGTACTTATCGCTCTTTCAAAGCCCGGTCCTGATACGGTCAAGCCCGAATGGATCAGTTCCATGGCCCCGAAATCGATCGTGTTCGCCTGTGCAAACCCTGTGCCGGAGATTTATCCCTACGCAGCCAAAGAAGCGGGAGCCTTTATCGTCGCCACCGGCAGGGGAGATTTTCCCAACCAGGTAAACAATTCCGTCGGTTTCCCGGGGATACTGAAAGGGGCTCTCCTTGTACGGGCCGGAAAGATCTCCGACGGCATGACCATCGCGGCAGCCGAATCCCTGGCAAGCTTCGCCGAGAAACGGGGAATCGGCCCGGACAATATAATCGCCACCATGGACGAGACCGGGGTGTTTCCCTACGAGGCCGCGGATGTCGCCCTCCAGGCAATGAAAGAAGGACTCGCTCGTCTGAGCCTGACCCGGGAGGAGATCTACGCGGCGGCTGAAAGGGACATCAAGGAAGCCCGGGAGCTGACCAGAATGATGATCGACGGCGGATATATTCAGCAGCCGCCCCAGGAAATGCTTCAGGAGGCCTTCGAATGGGCCCTGGCAAGACTGGAATGAAACTGTGAAGCTATCTCTGACTTGAATACACCACCAGAGGACGGCCGACCTTCCGGTATTCGAAATCCTTGGAAACCAGGCCTCTTTCGTGGAGGTATTCAAGATACCTCCGGACGGTGATCTTCGAAAGGGAGACCCGGCTTATTACATCCTCGATGGTAAAGGATGTATGTAACGAATCAAGGGCCTCAATTATTCTGTCCAGGGTATATCGCGTTATACCCTTGGGCAGTTTTTCCATGGAATCGGGATGCTGATTATAGGCAACAAATTCATTGATTTTTTCCTGGTTGTAATGCCTGTTCTCATTCAGGGAATCCTTGTAGTCCCGGTATTGTTCAAGGGCGTCCCTGAAGCGGGTAAAGGCAAAGGGTTTTACGATATAATCGAAGATGCCGTATCGCATGGAGCATTCAACTGTTTCCGCATCATGGGCTGCAGTAATAAGAATGATGTCCGCGGCGTATTCATGTTTTCGAACCATCTTCAGGAGTTCGGTCCCATGCATATCGGGAAGATAAATATCGAGAATAATCAGATCTATCGGATTGTTTTCCAGATAGGTCAGCGCCTCTGCGGCATCTTTGGCAATCTTCTCAACACTGAAGCCGCTAACCTCTTCAGCAAATTCTTTGTTGATCTCGGCAACTTTAAAATCATCCTCTACTATCATCGTTCTGATGCTTTTCATATGCGCCCCCGCACATCATCCCTGACAGTGATACAATACCTCCGTTACCGATATCCGTTCTCTGTCGCTGCAAGACATGATAGGAGAGAAAACTTGACCAGTCAAGAAAGAAAAACCGCGGTCTCGTCACCGTTCCATGGCACTCGGGAGAAAACCGTGATAGGCTGTGGAGGTTTTTCAGCATGAAACAGGTATTTTCCCTGCAGGCCAGAATCTTTCTGTTCATCGCCGTGCTGCTCCTCTTTGCCCTGGGCATCGAAATAATCACCTTTAACAAGCAGATTGAGCAGCATATAATCAACGAAGGAAAGAGGCAGACCCTCACCATCGCGGATACAGTCTCCCGGGACCCCAGGATTATCGAAGCTTTTTCTGAGGCGGACCCTTCATCCACAATCCAGCCTGTAACAAAAAACCTGCAGGAGATGACGGGTGTGAGTTTTATCGTCGTCATGAACATGGAGTCCATCCGTTATTCCCATCCGGAACCCGACAGAATCGGCAAGCATTTTGTGGGCGGTGATGAACAGGAAGCCATCCGGGGAAAACGGTATACCTCCACAGCAAAGGGCACTCTGGGGATTTCCCTCAGGAGCTTTGTACCCATCCTCTCGGAAGACGGGCAGATTGGGGTGGTCTCCGTGGGCAAGCTGCTGACGGATATAAAAAACCAGCAGCGAAAATATACGGCGGTACTGAACCTGCTGACCCTCGGAACCCTTGTTATAGGACTGATCGGTGCAATCCTGTTGTCCAGGAATATCAAGAAAACCATCTTCGGACTGGAACCCTACGAGATTGCCGCCCTTATGGAGGAAAGGGATATTCTTCTTTCCAGCATAAACGAGGGAATCATCGCCATTGACAGAGAGCGCACTATAATCGAGTTGAATGAAAACGCAAAACGACTGTTATCCCTGGACGGCGATTGTATCGGAAAACCGCTGCAGGAACTGTTCCCGGAGACACGGCTTCCGGAGATTATGAAATCCGGAATCCCCCTCATCGATCAGGAGGAGACCATAAACGGTCGAATCGTCCTCTGCAGCCGTAAACCGATGATATCCAGGGGAGAAACAATAGGGGCTGTCGCCTCCTACCGCGATATGAGCGAAATCAGGAAACTGGCCGAGGAACTTACAGAAGTAAAAAGTTACATAAACGCCCTGCGGGCCCAGCACCACGAACACCTGAACAAGCTCCATGTAATATCCGGCCTGATTCAGCTGCACCGTTTTAAGGAAGCCGCCAGTTACATTACCGCCACCATGACAAAGCAGCAGGAACTCTTCGACTTCCTGAGGAACAGGATCGGATCGCCGGCTATCTCCGGACTGCTGCTGGCGAAAATAAAAGAGGCGGGGGAGAACCACATTGAATGCACAATTGATCCAGAAAGCTCTTTTCCCAGGATACATACGGAAAATGTGGATTCCTTTGTAATAATCATAGGAAACCTCATTCAAAACGCCATAGACGCCCTTAAAACGGATAAAGCCTCAGTGAAGAAAATCACGGTTCTCCTGAAGCACGGGACAGATTCTATACTGATCGGGGTTCGGGATACCGGACCGGGAATCCCGAAGAAGTACCATGACCTGATCTTCACCAAAGGCTATACCACCAAGGAGGAATCGGGAAAACGAGGCTACGGACTCTTTCTGCTGAAGCAGCACGTATCCAGACTGGATGGGTCCATAGAGATAGAAACCTCAGGAGGAACCTGCTTTGTGGTAAAAATACCGAGGCATTAGTTGCATTTTTACACTTATACTGTATAATTAGTGTAAATTATGTCCCAGGGTATGAAAAACAGGATCATCCAGGGAGCCGCCGAGCTCTTTACCCGTTTCGGTTACGCCAAGGTCAGAATGGAAGAGATTTCTGAGCGTCTTGGAATCAGCAAGAAAACTATTTATAACCATTTCGCCAGCAAAGAGACTCTTTTCAACTCGATGATCGAGACCATGGTAGAACGTATCAGCTCCGAGATGGAGCGGATTACCGACGACCTTTCCATTCCTTTTCCGGAAAAGCTCAACCGTATTCTGGAACACGCTTATCATGAGATCGGCATGAAGGATTCCGCTTTCTTCAAGGACCTGAACCGATACCACGAGGGCCTTGATTCCCGTCCCATCGTACTTCTCAGAGAGTCCACCCTGGACGTCATTACCAAGCTTATCCAGCAGGCGGAAGAGGAGGGGATTATAGCCGTTTCGATTCCCCGACAGCGCCTTGCTCAGGTTTTTCAGAATATTGTGGAAGGAGTTACCTCGCAAAAACACCGGGAAGAGAGCGCTGTATCCCGGGTCCAGGTACTCAAGGACAGTGTAAAGATAACCCTGGAAGGAATACTGACCCCCAAAGGCAGGGATCTTCTCACGGATTCAGTCCTGAAACCGGTCATCCCGCTGGAAGGGTAAACCTTTATGAAACTGCTTTATCGCTACCCCATGATCAACATACTGCTGTTTCTCGGAATAACCCTGTTCTTTAGCCTGCAGCTTCCGGATCTGAGATTCGATAACGAGGTACTGAACTTTCTGCCCGAGGACAACCCCGCCAGGCTCGCGGTGAAGGAACAGCAGGAGCTCTTCGGCGGAGTCATGCTGATCGATGTGGCTATGGAAGCCCCGGAGGACAGCATCCTGCAGCCCGAAGCCCTTGGAATCCTGCGGGATATAACCCGCCGTATGGAAGAAATTCCCGGCGTGGAGGAGGTGAAGTCCCTCTTCTCCACTGACTACATTCGAGGAACCCGGGGAGGAATGGTCGTTGAAGCCCTGATCCCCGGGGAGGGGCCCTATACCCCGGAGGACGCGGCGGCCCTCAAAGAGAAGCTGATCTCCTGGAAGATCTATCATGGTCTCCTGATCTCCCGGGATTACAGCGCAACCCAGATCGGGGTCCGCTATTCAACTGAGCTCAGTCCGGAGGAACAGGAGACCATCTATCGGGAAATCCTGAATATAACCGATACGTACGCCGAGACCCCCTATCGTTTCCATGTTGCCGGAACACCAGCCCTCACCGTCCTTGTCAGCAATAATATGCGCAGTGACCTGAAAACCCTGGTTCCCTTCGTGCTGATTGTGCTTCTGCTTGTCCTGAGTCTTACCTTCCGCCGCCTCCTGGGGGTTCTGCTCCCGATGATTACCGTGAGCATCAGCACTGTCTGGATTATCGGTGTCATGGCGCTGCTGCATATCCCCCTGTCGATACTCGGCACGGTCATCCCGGTACTGATGCTGGCTGTGGGATCGGCCTACGGAATTCACCTGATGAGCCGCTATTTCGACGAAGCCGATCCGAAGGAGGAGCAGAGGGAGATAGTCTTCAGAACGTTGCGCCACGTGGGGCAGCCTGTCGCCCTCGCAGGAATAACCACAATCATCGGCTTCGGTTCCCTGGGAGTCAGTCAAATTGTTCCCATGCGCAGCTTCGGCATTTTTACCGCCCTGGGGGTCGTAATCGCCCTGATTACCGCCCTGCTCTTTCTGCCGTCTGTCCTGCTCCTGAGGCGGCGACCATATCAGAAGAGGCGTCCGGGCACAGGCAGCGGAGGGGTCTTCATGAGAACCCTTCTGGAGAAGCTGCTCGCTAATACCACGAAGGGGAAAACCGCCGTACTCGTTATTGCTCTCCTCGTAAGCCTCGGTGCCGCCTGGGGCGCCGCACAGCTGATTGTGGATAACGCCCTGGTGGAATACTTCAAGGATTCCACCCACATAAGGATTTCCGACCGTTTTATCCGGGAAAAGTTCGTGGGGACCAAAAGCTTCGACATCATCATCTCAGGGGAAAAGCCCGGCGACATGGCGGAGCCCCGGATACTCGCCGCCATGGATAAACTCGCCGCCTGGCTGGAAAAGAACTATTCACAGGTTGCGAAGGTCGTCTCCTTCTCCGATTTCATTCGGCGAATGAACCAGGTCATGCACGTTGACGAACCGGGGAAACTGGGCTCCGAAAACATTCCGGCTGCAGACAGCAGCTGGAGTGAAAGCGAGGAATGGTCGGAATCCGCCTTCTCACGGAACGATCCGAAAAGCGGCACGGAGCATGACCCCTGGGCGGAAGCCGCCGCCTGGAGTACCGGTCCGGAGATCCAGGAAACGAAACAGGCCAACACCGCTGCAGCGGACCCATATACCGCGGCGGCGGAACTTCTGTTCCAGGCCTGCGCCGGGGCCGATACCATGGAGATTGGAACCTCCGAACTGATCCGCCTTACCGGAGTCCTTACCAACCGCGACGGCCTTGCCTGGGACGAGATCCCCGCCGATCCGCTGCGTTACGGACTGGAAAGCCCTGAGGATCTCAGGAATCTGATAAGCCAGTACCTGCTGCTCTACTCCGGGAGCCTGGACTCCTTCGCCGACGACGGCCTGGAACCCCGGACCGCCCGCATGGCCGTCAGCCTCTCAACACCGGGAAATATCTTTACAAAGGAACTACTGCAGGCAATCGAAACCTTTGTGTCAAAGAACTTCCCCCCCGGGTACTCCGTCGGGTATGCCGGAATCGCCCTTGCAGAGAAGGCGGTGAGTGATCTTGTTACCGGGGCTGCGATTCAGAGTATCCTGCTATCCCTGGCAGCTGTTTTCATTATCGTTTCACTGAACCACCGTTCCCTGGCGGTCGGACTTATCGGCGCAGTCCCCCTGGGACTGACCGTGCTGATAAACTTTGGAGTGATGGGGATAAGCGGTATAAAACTGGACATCGCGACCTCCATGGTGGGAAGCGTTGCCATCGGGATCGGTATTGACTACACCATCCATTTTCTGTCCGCCTACCGCCAGGCCCGCCTGGTAACGGAGGATGTATCCCAGGTTACCGCATCGGCTCTCCGGACCAGCGGAAAAGCCATCATCTATAATGCCCTGTCTGTAGCGGCGGGCTTCCTGGTACTGGGTTTCTCCCGTTTCAATCCCCTCATGTACCTGGGGATTCTGATTTCCCTTACCATGATTACATCCGCCGTTGCCTCACTGACCGTGGTTCCCGGACTCCTCAATACCTTCAAGCCTGCAGGCATGGCAAGGAGTCCAGGACCTCACCTGACCAATCAAAAGGAGGATACGTAATGAGCAGGAAAATCTTTTTTCTGGCGAGTATTCTGTTCCTCTCTGCTGCCGCTGCAAACGCCCAGACCGGGCGTGAGATAATGGAATGGCTGGACGCTGCAAACGAGCCTGATACCAGCCATGCCCTGGTAAAAATGAACATAATCGAAGCTGACGGATCGCTTAAGGAGCGCGTATTCGAAGAGTGGAGCGCCCTGGATACAACCGGAAGGAAGCACAGGGTTATTGTCTTTCACACCCCTGCCTCTGTCCGGGACACCAGGTTCCTGGTCAAGGAGAACGAGGACCGTGATGATGACCAGTGGATCTATCTTCCCGCCCTGAGGAAGGTACGGCGAATATCCGCATCCGAAGGAGGAGACTCCTTCATGGGGACGGAGTTCAGCTACGATGATCTGAAAAGCAGGGAGATTGACGACTACAGCTATACCCGACTGGGGGACGGCGAAGCCCTGGGCTATGCATGCTGGATCGTTGAATCCCTCCCCAAAGCAGGGACGGAAAGCCAGTACAGCAGGGTTCTCCGCTGGATTACCAGGGACCGGGAAATCATGCGGACTCTGCGGATGGAGCTCTTTGGAGAGGATGAAGAGATAGAGAAGATATTCACCGTGGAAAAGCTGGAAATCGTGGACAGCTACTGGACCCCCCTGTCGGTGCTGATGAAAAACACACGAACCGGTCGGGGGACCCGGCTCGTACAGCAGCGGATAGAACTCGACAAACCGGTAAATCCCCGGCGATTCACCACCCGCTACCTGGAAACAGGCAGGACCGAATAGGAGGACAATACATGAAACAACAGTGGATTCTTCTGGTGATACTTACTGCTGTCTTTGGAGCAGGGCTTCACGCTGAAGAAGAAGGCTTTAACGACGGCTCCTTTTTTGAGAAGGAAGATCAGACGGTACCAGCCTCATCACCCCTGGAAATCGGCGGAAGACTCGAACTGAGTACCCGTTATGCCGTCAATGATGACGGTTTCGGCGACGGAGAAGAACTTCTCAGCGTTCCTGAACTTCGTCTCGATCTGGATTTTCGTGGAAAAAAGACTGATATCCGGGTCAGCGGCCGGGTTGAACAGATCCCCGGAGAAAAGCAGGCTCAGGGCCGAATCGATGAGGCCTACCTGCGATATTACGCCCGATACTTTGACCTGGAGATCGGATACATGAAACCAATCTGGGGCCCCGGAGACAAGGTCCATGCGGTAGATATCCTTACCCCCATGGATTACAGCGATTTTATCAACCCCGACTACGCGGAGCGCAAGGAGGCGGAAGCAATGATCAAGTTGAACATCCCCGCCAAGGATGGCCTGCTTGAGCTGGTCTACCTGCCGGTCTTTACCCCGGACACAATCCCCTGGGAAGGGACATGGGTCCCCCGGGATGTAGCAGAAGTTCAGGAAGCAATGACCTTCTACGGCATTTCCACTCTGTCGGAAGAAGAAACCGCGGATTTTTCCCACAGCAGCTTTGCATTCCGCTATACCGAAAGCATCGGTTCCTTTGACCTGGGGGGTATCTACTACCTGGGCTACTACCGTCAGCCGACGGTCAATATCGCCGATGAAAGCTTGAGTTACGACCAGGTCAACATGGTGGGCATTCACGGGACAGCCGTCGCCGGAGAACTGACTCTGCGGGCCGAAGCCGGCTGGTACGCCACCGGGGATTACCAGGGGGATGACCCGGAGGTCCGGAACAGCGAATTCCGCTGGGTTGGAGGCTTTGACTGCAATCTGCCGGTCTCACGGATCAATATCAACATTCAGGAAACGGGAACCCTGCTTCTGAACAGCGATGCCATAGAATCCCCACAGGACGTTCAGATCAATAGCCCGACCACCGAAAACATGCTTATCCTCTGCATCAGGGACTCCTGGAACAGGAATACCGTTGAACCTGAACTGAAATTTATCCTGGGTCTGGAGGACCGGGATTACCTTCTCAAACCCTCCATAAAAGCACTTTTCCACGACGAACTGGAATTCTCCCTTGCTGCCTCCATTTTCGGTGGCGACGAAGGCGGCAACTTCGGCCATTTCGACGAAAGGGATTTTATTGAACTCAGTTTTTCCTGCCTTTTTTAAAACTGGCTCCTGAAGGGCTCAATCGCCTTTGCAGAATATTCGCCGGCGAAGGGGGTGCGAGCCCTTCGCCGGCCCTTTTCCTTTACTTGCCAAAACACCCCGCTCCTGATAATAATGATGTACCCGTTAACAGTCGACGAGAACCGCGGGAGACGGAGGCTTCAAGCCGACGGCGACCATATAAGAGGAGTCAGTATGCGAGTTGTGTGTCTGGACCTGGAAGGGGTCCTGGTACCGGAAATTTGGATCAACGTGGCAGAGAAAACCGGAATCGAAGAGCTCCGCCTTACAACCCGCGATATTCCCGATTACGATGTCCTGATGAAAAAACGTCTCGGAATTCTCGATGAGCACAGCCTTACCCTGAAGGACATCCAGGAGGTAATCTCCTCCATGAGTCCTCTACCCGGGGCAGGAGACTTCCTGGAAGAGTTGAGGAGCGAATACCAGGTAATAATCCTCTCCGACACCTTTGACCAGTTTGCCTCACCGCTTATGCGGCAGCTCCGCTGGCCGACCCTCTTCTGCAACACCCTGGAAGTGGACGATGCTCACCGCATTACCGGTTATCGCCTGCGACAGCAGGACGGTAAACGCAAAGCCGTCGAAGCCCTGCGTTCCCTGAACATGCGCATTATCGCATCCGGAGACTCATACAACGATATCAGCATGCTCTCCTCCGCCCACGCGGGCGTGCTGTTTCGGCCTCCGGAGAATATAATCGCCGAGTACCCCGAGTTTCCCGTTACCCGGGAATACGGAGAACTGCGGCGGGAGATAGACCGGAGTTTCGCCGGAATTCCCGTGTAGAATCCGGCCGGCTCCGGGGGGCGGAAAAAGTCCATGTATCGCGAGGTAAAAAATGTCGCGCCCCAGTACAGAGTTCCTGCGTATCTGCCTTCTCATCGGCATAGCTGCTCTCTTTTCCGGATGCAGTGTCGATTCTGAACAAAGACTATCCCCCATACGGCAGCAGATCCGGTCAGTTCTGGAGATACCATCCTATGAGCACATCTACCGGGAGGTAATATACCTGGGAAAGGAGAACAGCTTTCTTGGTTTCAGAACCCTGGATCAACGGCTTCTATTCGCCGTCGACATGAGGGTCCAGGCGGGAATTCGCCTGGACAGGGGCTTTCAACTGCGACCCGCCGGTACGAGAAGGATCGACATTCTCCTTCCACCGGCGGAAATCCTTCTTATTGACGCCGACGAGGAGAGTATCGAGCAGTTCTTTCTGCTGGAACGCGGCGGATCGATTACCCATACCGAATACTACGATGAGATCGAATTGAGCAAAGAGTCTGTACGGGACGATGCCATAAGCCGGGGGATTCTGGACAAGGCAGAGGAAAACGCCCGAACCCTGATTCGGGGTATTCTCTCGGGAGCCGGATACCGGGAAATCCGCTTTATCACCGTCGATCCCGGGGAGGAAGGAGCATGAAGAGAATTCGCCGCCTGATATTCCTCCTGCTTCTGGCACTCATCCTTGCCGGAGGGGCCTTCCTGTTTTACCGCTTTGATCCCTTCGACTGGGACCTT is a window encoding:
- a CDS encoding ATP-binding protein, with the translated sequence MKQVFSLQARIFLFIAVLLLFALGIEIITFNKQIEQHIINEGKRQTLTIADTVSRDPRIIEAFSEADPSSTIQPVTKNLQEMTGVSFIVVMNMESIRYSHPEPDRIGKHFVGGDEQEAIRGKRYTSTAKGTLGISLRSFVPILSEDGQIGVVSVGKLLTDIKNQQRKYTAVLNLLTLGTLVIGLIGAILLSRNIKKTIFGLEPYEIAALMEERDILLSSINEGIIAIDRERTIIELNENAKRLLSLDGDCIGKPLQELFPETRLPEIMKSGIPLIDQEETINGRIVLCSRKPMISRGETIGAVASYRDMSEIRKLAEELTEVKSYINALRAQHHEHLNKLHVISGLIQLHRFKEAASYITATMTKQQELFDFLRNRIGSPAISGLLLAKIKEAGENHIECTIDPESSFPRIHTENVDSFVIIIGNLIQNAIDALKTDKASVKKITVLLKHGTDSILIGVRDTGPGIPKKYHDLIFTKGYTTKEESGKRGYGLFLLKQHVSRLDGSIEIETSGGTCFVVKIPRH
- a CDS encoding outer membrane lipoprotein-sorting protein — its product is MSRKIFFLASILFLSAAAANAQTGREIMEWLDAANEPDTSHALVKMNIIEADGSLKERVFEEWSALDTTGRKHRVIVFHTPASVRDTRFLVKENEDRDDDQWIYLPALRKVRRISASEGGDSFMGTEFSYDDLKSREIDDYSYTRLGDGEALGYACWIVESLPKAGTESQYSRVLRWITRDREIMRTLRMELFGEDEEIEKIFTVEKLEIVDSYWTPLSVLMKNTRTGRGTRLVQQRIELDKPVNPRRFTTRYLETGRTE
- a CDS encoding TRAP transporter large permease codes for the protein MEILLLGSFLVLTFLGVPVAFSLALSAAIVLVGFLDLPLVLIPQQMYGGIDSFSFMAVPFFMLAGAFMSAGGVTKRLVNFASALVGWLTGGLAQVVAVAGMFFAAISGSSAATTAAIGSTMVDEMEKKGYDREWATGVVASGGTVGIVIPPSITLVVYGVIAGTSIGDLFVGGFAPGILMGISMCLISFFLAKKKGLQPEGKFSPKQVIVSFKDSFFALMTPVIIIGGIYGGIFTPTEAAAVAAVYGIVVGMFIYKELKLKDFPGILFDAVISTTLIMFIVGAAKMFGWLLTNMEIPHRLGHFIVSVTESPVIFLMAMNVLLLVIGTLVNASAAVIILTPIFLPVALQLGIDPLFFGVLMVVNLAIGCITPPVGLDLFVASAITKVPLERVMRAVFPYLAGLLVCLIILTMVPDIITFLPDLLTSL
- a CDS encoding efflux RND transporter permease subunit, coding for MKLLYRYPMINILLFLGITLFFSLQLPDLRFDNEVLNFLPEDNPARLAVKEQQELFGGVMLIDVAMEAPEDSILQPEALGILRDITRRMEEIPGVEEVKSLFSTDYIRGTRGGMVVEALIPGEGPYTPEDAAALKEKLISWKIYHGLLISRDYSATQIGVRYSTELSPEEQETIYREILNITDTYAETPYRFHVAGTPALTVLVSNNMRSDLKTLVPFVLIVLLLVLSLTFRRLLGVLLPMITVSISTVWIIGVMALLHIPLSILGTVIPVLMLAVGSAYGIHLMSRYFDEADPKEEQREIVFRTLRHVGQPVALAGITTIIGFGSLGVSQIVPMRSFGIFTALGVVIALITALLFLPSVLLLRRRPYQKRRPGTGSGGVFMRTLLEKLLANTTKGKTAVLVIALLVSLGAAWGAAQLIVDNALVEYFKDSTHIRISDRFIREKFVGTKSFDIIISGEKPGDMAEPRILAAMDKLAAWLEKNYSQVAKVVSFSDFIRRMNQVMHVDEPGKLGSENIPAADSSWSESEEWSESAFSRNDPKSGTEHDPWAEAAAWSTGPEIQETKQANTAAADPYTAAAELLFQACAGADTMEIGTSELIRLTGVLTNRDGLAWDEIPADPLRYGLESPEDLRNLISQYLLLYSGSLDSFADDGLEPRTARMAVSLSTPGNIFTKELLQAIETFVSKNFPPGYSVGYAGIALAEKAVSDLVTGAAIQSILLSLAAVFIIVSLNHRSLAVGLIGAVPLGLTVLINFGVMGISGIKLDIATSMVGSVAIGIGIDYTIHFLSAYRQARLVTEDVSQVTASALRTSGKAIIYNALSVAAGFLVLGFSRFNPLMYLGILISLTMITSAVASLTVVPGLLNTFKPAGMARSPGPHLTNQKEDT
- a CDS encoding TetR/AcrR family transcriptional regulator, translated to MKNRIIQGAAELFTRFGYAKVRMEEISERLGISKKTIYNHFASKETLFNSMIETMVERISSEMERITDDLSIPFPEKLNRILEHAYHEIGMKDSAFFKDLNRYHEGLDSRPIVLLRESTLDVITKLIQQAEEEGIIAVSIPRQRLAQVFQNIVEGVTSQKHREESAVSRVQVLKDSVKITLEGILTPKGRDLLTDSVLKPVIPLEG
- a CDS encoding NAD(P)-dependent malic enzyme, which codes for MKEISLSLDNLDELFSETLDQAQTAAAKTLFLKKLAESSHRFYGGKMQTLPKAGVFGFNWFNVWYTPGVSQISTTIRDNNQSSWELSNRGNLVAVVSDSTRVLGDGNCTPPGGLGVMEGKAFLMKYLGGIDATAVCMDSRNEQGEHDPDAIIEFVKRLQPSFGAVNLEDISQPNCYKVLDTLREECEIPVWHDDAQGTACVTLAGLINALKVAEKKMEEVRIVMLGAGASNATIARIIIKAGGNPENMIIFDSKGSLHAGREDIRADSRFYRKWDLCLKTNPKKIPTVEEAIKGADVLIALSKPGPDTVKPEWISSMAPKSIVFACANPVPEIYPYAAKEAGAFIVATGRGDFPNQVNNSVGFPGILKGALLVRAGKISDGMTIAAAESLASFAEKRGIGPDNIIATMDETGVFPYEAADVALQAMKEGLARLSLTREEIYAAAERDIKEARELTRMMIDGGYIQQPPQEMLQEAFEWALARLE
- a CDS encoding response regulator; the encoded protein is MKSIRTMIVEDDFKVAEINKEFAEEVSGFSVEKIAKDAAEALTYLENNPIDLIILDIYLPDMHGTELLKMVRKHEYAADIILITAAHDAETVECSMRYGIFDYIVKPFAFTRFRDALEQYRDYKDSLNENRHYNQEKINEFVAYNQHPDSMEKLPKGITRYTLDRIIEALDSLHTSFTIEDVISRVSLSKITVRRYLEYLHERGLVSKDFEYRKVGRPLVVYSSQR
- a CDS encoding DUF4230 domain-containing protein; amino-acid sequence: MSRPSTEFLRICLLIGIAALFSGCSVDSEQRLSPIRQQIRSVLEIPSYEHIYREVIYLGKENSFLGFRTLDQRLLFAVDMRVQAGIRLDRGFQLRPAGTRRIDILLPPAEILLIDADEESIEQFFLLERGGSITHTEYYDEIELSKESVRDDAISRGILDKAEENARTLIRGILSGAGYREIRFITVDPGEEGA
- the thrH gene encoding bifunctional phosphoserine phosphatase/homoserine phosphotransferase ThrH, whose translation is MRVVCLDLEGVLVPEIWINVAEKTGIEELRLTTRDIPDYDVLMKKRLGILDEHSLTLKDIQEVISSMSPLPGAGDFLEELRSEYQVIILSDTFDQFASPLMRQLRWPTLFCNTLEVDDAHRITGYRLRQQDGKRKAVEALRSLNMRIIASGDSYNDISMLSSAHAGVLFRPPENIIAEYPEFPVTREYGELRREIDRSFAGIPV